From Verrucomicrobia bacterium S94, the proteins below share one genomic window:
- the dprA gene encoding DNA-protecting protein DprA, protein MQERLAYIVLNMIEGLGPVSVRRLIDCLGSPRAILEAGCEELMKARGVGEKLAFKIITQRDSLDAEAEIDKAAELGVRLITPMDTEYPEALKAIHDPPLALYVRGRLIPEDAKALAIVGSRSTSQYGLKAADRFAFQLGQTGFTVVSGLARGTDTAAHRGALKGNGRTVAVLGGAIDRLYPPENAELAEKIAAQGAVISEYPLGRQADRMTFPYRNRIISGLSMGVLLIESDLKGGSMHTADAAMEQGRTVFALPGRIDTPGAKGPHFLIKNGARLVQSLDDILEEYELLIPPEELEMPEAATAARPDVPLSEQERNVVEALWQEPLDVDTLARAVGIASHELSGLLLGLEMKRVVRTLPGKVVELADDLRTGKF, encoded by the coding sequence ATGCAGGAACGGTTGGCATATATTGTTTTGAATATGATCGAGGGGCTGGGGCCGGTAAGTGTCCGGCGGCTCATCGATTGCCTGGGATCGCCGCGGGCGATTCTGGAAGCCGGTTGCGAAGAGCTGATGAAGGCGCGTGGTGTGGGTGAGAAGCTGGCGTTTAAAATTATCACTCAGCGTGATTCGCTCGATGCCGAGGCTGAAATTGATAAAGCGGCGGAGTTGGGGGTACGGCTGATTACCCCGATGGATACGGAATATCCGGAAGCCCTGAAGGCTATTCATGATCCGCCGCTGGCGCTGTATGTCAGAGGGCGTCTGATTCCGGAGGATGCAAAGGCACTGGCGATTGTCGGTTCGCGTTCGACCTCGCAGTATGGGCTGAAAGCGGCGGATCGTTTTGCTTTTCAGCTGGGGCAGACCGGGTTTACCGTGGTCAGCGGGCTGGCGCGGGGAACGGATACCGCCGCGCATCGGGGAGCACTGAAAGGCAACGGGCGGACCGTTGCGGTGCTGGGCGGTGCGATAGACCGGCTTTATCCGCCGGAAAATGCGGAGCTTGCTGAAAAGATAGCAGCACAGGGGGCGGTGATTTCGGAATATCCGCTGGGGCGTCAGGCCGATCGCATGACGTTTCCGTACCGGAACCGGATTATCAGCGGGTTGAGTATGGGGGTGCTGCTGATTGAGTCGGATCTCAAGGGCGGTTCGATGCATACGGCCGATGCGGCGATGGAGCAGGGTCGTACTGTTTTTGCGCTACCGGGACGGATTGATACGCCGGGGGCAAAAGGTCCGCATTTTTTAATTAAGAACGGAGCCAGGCTGGTTCAGTCGCTGGACGATATTTTAGAAGAGTATGAACTGCTGATTCCGCCGGAAGAGCTGGAGATGCCGGAGGCTGCAACTGCGGCACGCCCGGATGTTCCGCTGTCGGAGCAGGAACGTAACGTGGTGGAAGCTCTGTGGCAGGAGCCGCTGGATGTCGATACGCTGGCACGGGCCGTTGGAATTGCAAGTCATGAATTGAGCGGTCTGCTGCTCGGTCTCGAAATGAAGCGGGTCGTCCGAACACTGCCTGGTAAGGTGGTTGAATTGGCTGATGATTTAAGAACAGGAAAATTTTAA
- a CDS encoding lipoate--protein ligase family protein, whose product MLIFESQSLDVYRNLAMEEYLMDRVQDCGPVLYLWRSECAVVMGKNQNPWKECRLDLMEKEGVPLARRISGGGTVYHDAGNLNYCVITGREEYCESDAYQLVFQALETFGIRAEKTGKSNLSVNGRKFSGNAFAFRKGRVMHHGTLLLETDLKRLGRYLGSMLDGIETHAISSVPAEVANLGVSRHDLAEALKAVFRKNYGDGREIQWLETDFDETVLNEIVAKQVSDTWKFAATPTFTLERDGQLYRIRKGEVQNGIYEGEAFKRVANSFVC is encoded by the coding sequence ATGCTGATTTTTGAATCTCAGAGTCTGGATGTCTATCGGAATCTTGCGATGGAGGAATATCTGATGGATCGGGTTCAGGATTGCGGTCCGGTTCTCTATCTGTGGCGCAGTGAATGCGCGGTGGTGATGGGCAAAAACCAGAATCCCTGGAAAGAGTGCCGGCTTGATCTGATGGAAAAGGAAGGGGTTCCGCTGGCCCGGCGGATTTCGGGAGGAGGCACGGTTTATCATGATGCCGGAAATCTGAATTATTGCGTGATCACCGGGCGCGAGGAATATTGTGAGTCCGATGCCTATCAGCTGGTTTTTCAGGCACTGGAAACATTCGGTATCCGGGCGGAAAAGACGGGGAAGAGTAATCTGAGTGTGAATGGGCGGAAATTTTCCGGCAATGCGTTTGCCTTTCGGAAAGGCCGGGTGATGCACCATGGCACACTGCTGCTGGAAACGGATCTGAAACGACTGGGGCGGTATCTGGGATCGATGCTGGACGGCATTGAGACGCATGCTATTTCCTCGGTGCCGGCGGAGGTCGCGAATCTGGGCGTGAGCCGTCATGATCTGGCGGAGGCGTTGAAGGCGGTGTTCCGGAAAAACTATGGTGATGGGCGGGAAATCCAGTGGCTGGAGACTGATTTTGATGAAACGGTTTTAAATGAAATTGTAGCGAAACAGGTTTCCGATACCTGGAAGTTTGCTGCAACGCCGACGTTCACGCTTGAGCGGGACGGACAGTTGTATCGTATCCGTAAAGGTGAAGTGCAGAACGGGATATATGAAGGGGAGGCATTCAAACGTGTTGCGAATTCGTTTGTCTGCTGA
- the serC gene encoding 3-phosphoserine/phosphohydroxythreonine transaminase yields MRAYNFSAGPAILPEEVLKEAAAELVDYQGTGMSIMEMSHRGKEYSAVHDECIANIKELLNIPEGYSVLFMTGGASTQFPLIPMNLLGKGETADYTNSGSWAAKAIKEARMLGNVNIAADCGKEIPTRVPTIDELKLTDGAAYLHITSNETISGAQWKEFPEHDCLIADMSSDILSRPLDISKFGLIYAGAQKNLGPAGITLVIIKDELAEKCPETVPTIMRYKTHIENNSLYNTVPTFPVYILCLVTRWLKANGGLEGMQKINEAKAAKLYDCIDSSDFYKGTAVKEFRSTMNVTWRLPTEELEAQFIKEAAGKNLKTLKGHRSVGGIRASIYNAFPEEGIDALIDFMKEFEAKNS; encoded by the coding sequence ATGAGAGCATATAACTTTTCCGCCGGGCCGGCCATTCTGCCGGAAGAAGTACTTAAAGAAGCCGCTGCCGAACTGGTTGATTACCAGGGAACCGGCATGTCCATTATGGAAATGAGCCACCGCGGCAAAGAATATTCCGCTGTACACGATGAATGCATCGCGAATATCAAAGAACTGCTCAATATCCCGGAAGGCTACAGTGTGCTCTTCATGACCGGCGGAGCCTCCACCCAGTTTCCGCTGATTCCGATGAATCTGCTCGGTAAAGGCGAAACCGCCGACTACACCAACTCCGGCTCCTGGGCGGCCAAAGCCATTAAAGAAGCCAGAATGCTCGGCAACGTGAATATTGCGGCCGACTGCGGAAAAGAAATTCCCACCCGCGTACCCACCATTGATGAACTGAAGCTGACCGACGGCGCAGCCTATCTGCACATCACCTCCAACGAAACGATCTCCGGTGCGCAGTGGAAAGAATTCCCGGAACACGACTGCCTGATCGCCGATATGTCATCCGACATCCTCAGCCGCCCGCTCGACATCTCCAAATTCGGCCTCATTTACGCCGGAGCACAGAAAAATCTCGGCCCGGCCGGCATCACCCTCGTCATCATTAAAGACGAACTGGCTGAAAAATGCCCGGAAACCGTTCCGACCATCATGCGGTATAAAACGCACATCGAAAACAATTCCCTTTACAACACGGTACCGACCTTCCCGGTCTACATCCTCTGCCTCGTCACCCGCTGGCTCAAAGCCAACGGCGGACTGGAAGGCATGCAGAAGATCAACGAAGCCAAAGCCGCTAAACTCTACGACTGCATCGACAGCTCCGACTTCTACAAAGGCACCGCCGTCAAGGAATTCCGTTCTACCATGAACGTCACCTGGCGCCTGCCGACCGAAGAACTCGAAGCGCAATTCATCAAAGAAGCCGCCGGGAAAAACCTGAAAACACTCAAAGGCCACCGCTCCGTCGGCGGTATTCGCGCCTCCATTTACAACGCCTTCCCGGAAGAAGGTATCGATGCGCTGATCGACTTCATGAAGGAATTCGAAGCGAAGAACAGCTAA
- the topA gene encoding type I DNA topoisomerase produces the protein MSKNLVIVESPAKAKKINQFLGKDYCVMASVGHVRDLPAKKLGVDIEKDFEPEYVSTARGKKVLKELKDEAKKCEKVYLAPDPDREGEAIAWHLYEALKKTVGEENFYRVTYNEITKPAILAAFEQPEQIDMDRVNAQQARRILDRLVGFQGSPVVRKQIRGAQSVGRVQTVALRLVVERENEIENFKPETYFTVGAQVRKQEQPLDPFTVKLARINNEPVGVKDRKLLPGAVKTQEQLEAIQKELENSAMKVSDVITKEVTRRARPPFITSTLQQSASGSLGFAPARTMGLAQKLYESGLITYMRTDSFNIAQSAQEECREFVNSHYGSEYLPSTPNTYRSKGAAQEAHEAIRPTDVTVEPGREGIKLEAAEQKLYRLIWERFVASQMVPAKIARRTVEVEAGSENTYLFRATASEIVFPGYMKASGIEAAADKPKEGEDHAETEKIPPLTKGEGLDVLDWLTEQKETKPVARYTEASLIRALEENGVGRPSTYAAIMSKLDEREYVVKEKRSLIPTDLGKELVTLVLRTEEKLKHGNKIDLFDVRFTADMETRLDEVEAGKIEWTEMMKEFYPSLLEWIEHARETADPAFVEKCFRALENVTEWAPAVKSGRRTYDDHKTFEDLKEKVNEGELLSKRQGEMLHKMCCRYMKQVPEDLVKALELVEPEAVRDDTPRKLQLLANVKFDEPQKVGKRTYDDKKFVTSLSDQITMGKRLSDRQVAYLDSLLTKYSDQIENFEAVKAELKLDEKEKVEADPSTAPVLAMMENVKEWAEPTKRGKREFNDKTFYESLASQFKGKGSLSERQLAALKKMAARYADQIPNYAEMQDRYGLPAPRKPKPKKEDAAEG, from the coding sequence ATGAGCAAAAATTTAGTGATTGTGGAGTCGCCGGCGAAGGCGAAGAAGATCAACCAGTTTCTGGGTAAGGATTATTGTGTGATGGCCTCAGTCGGTCATGTGCGCGATCTCCCGGCCAAAAAACTCGGGGTTGATATCGAGAAGGATTTCGAACCGGAATATGTAAGCACCGCCCGCGGTAAAAAGGTGCTGAAGGAACTGAAGGACGAGGCGAAAAAATGCGAAAAGGTTTATCTCGCACCCGACCCGGACCGCGAAGGGGAAGCGATTGCATGGCATCTTTATGAGGCGCTGAAGAAAACGGTCGGCGAAGAAAACTTCTATCGGGTCACCTATAACGAGATCACGAAGCCGGCTATTCTGGCGGCTTTTGAACAGCCCGAGCAGATTGATATGGACCGCGTGAATGCGCAGCAGGCACGGCGCATTCTGGACCGGCTGGTCGGTTTCCAGGGCAGTCCGGTGGTGCGCAAACAGATCCGCGGAGCTCAGAGTGTCGGGCGTGTGCAGACCGTGGCACTGCGGCTGGTTGTGGAGCGCGAAAACGAGATTGAAAACTTTAAGCCGGAAACCTATTTCACCGTCGGTGCCCAGGTGCGGAAGCAGGAGCAGCCGCTGGATCCGTTCACAGTGAAGCTGGCCCGGATTAACAATGAGCCGGTCGGAGTGAAGGACCGCAAACTGCTGCCGGGAGCAGTGAAAACGCAGGAACAGCTTGAGGCCATTCAGAAGGAGCTCGAAAACAGCGCGATGAAAGTCAGCGATGTGATCACCAAAGAGGTGACCCGCCGGGCCCGGCCGCCGTTCATTACATCCACGCTGCAGCAGTCAGCCTCCGGTTCGCTCGGTTTTGCGCCGGCGCGCACGATGGGCCTTGCACAGAAGCTGTATGAAAGCGGACTGATTACCTATATGCGTACCGATTCGTTCAACATTGCGCAGTCTGCGCAGGAAGAGTGCCGCGAATTTGTGAACAGTCATTATGGTTCGGAATATCTGCCTTCAACACCGAATACCTACCGTTCAAAGGGCGCGGCGCAGGAGGCTCATGAAGCGATTCGTCCGACGGATGTGACGGTTGAGCCGGGCCGGGAAGGCATTAAGCTGGAGGCGGCGGAGCAGAAGCTTTACCGCCTGATCTGGGAACGTTTTGTGGCCTCGCAGATGGTGCCTGCAAAAATTGCGCGCCGGACGGTGGAGGTTGAAGCCGGTTCGGAAAATACCTATCTGTTCCGGGCGACGGCTTCGGAGATTGTATTTCCCGGTTATATGAAAGCATCCGGTATTGAGGCCGCCGCTGACAAACCGAAAGAGGGCGAGGATCATGCTGAGACCGAAAAAATTCCGCCGCTGACGAAAGGTGAGGGGCTGGATGTGCTGGACTGGCTGACGGAACAGAAGGAAACCAAGCCGGTTGCCCGGTATACGGAGGCTTCGCTGATCCGCGCTCTGGAGGAAAATGGCGTGGGCCGCCCGTCGACCTATGCGGCGATTATGTCGAAGCTCGACGAGCGCGAATATGTGGTTAAAGAGAAGCGTTCGTTGATTCCGACAGATCTCGGAAAAGAGCTGGTGACGCTCGTGCTGCGTACGGAAGAAAAACTGAAACACGGAAATAAAATCGACCTTTTTGATGTCCGTTTTACGGCCGATATGGAAACCCGGCTTGACGAAGTCGAGGCGGGGAAAATCGAGTGGACGGAGATGATGAAGGAGTTTTATCCGTCGTTGCTGGAATGGATTGAACATGCCAGGGAGACGGCGGATCCGGCGTTCGTTGAAAAGTGCTTCCGGGCGCTGGAAAACGTTACGGAGTGGGCGCCTGCGGTTAAATCCGGTCGACGGACCTATGATGATCATAAAACGTTTGAGGATCTTAAGGAGAAGGTCAATGAGGGCGAACTGCTCTCGAAACGGCAGGGTGAAATGCTGCATAAAATGTGCTGCCGCTATATGAAGCAGGTGCCGGAGGATCTGGTGAAAGCACTGGAGCTGGTTGAGCCGGAGGCGGTTCGTGATGATACTCCGCGTAAACTGCAGCTGCTGGCTAATGTGAAGTTTGACGAGCCGCAGAAAGTGGGCAAACGAACCTATGATGATAAGAAGTTTGTCACTTCTCTTAGTGATCAGATTACGATGGGTAAGCGGCTGTCGGATCGGCAGGTTGCTTATCTCGATTCGCTGCTGACCAAGTATTCGGACCAGATCGAAAATTTTGAGGCCGTTAAAGCAGAGCTCAAGCTGGACGAAAAGGAAAAAGTGGAGGCCGATCCCTCGACTGCGCCGGTGCTGGCCATGATGGAAAATGTGAAGGAATGGGCGGAACCGACCAAGCGCGGAAAGCGGGAATTTAACGATAAAACATTTTATGAGTCGCTGGCTTCCCAGTTTAAGGGGAAGGGCTCGCTGTCGGAGCGGCAGCTCGCTGCGCTGAAAAAGATGGCGGCACGTTATGCGGATCAGATTCCGAATTATGCGGAAATGCAGGATCGGTACGGTCTGCCTGCTCCGCGCAAACCCAAACCGAAAAAAGAAGATGCCGCTGAGGGATAG
- a CDS encoding HPr family phosphocarrier protein has translation MFEAKATIKNEAGIHCRPSAILVKEGSAYPGRILVTAPSGSCDLTSALECIMLGLEKGTEITIQVSGPDEEAFARKLVELFETHFDFPPQ, from the coding sequence ATGTTTGAAGCGAAAGCCACTATTAAAAATGAGGCCGGCATCCATTGTCGGCCTTCTGCTATTCTGGTCAAAGAAGGATCCGCCTATCCCGGCAGGATTCTTGTGACCGCTCCTTCCGGGAGCTGTGATCTCACTTCAGCGCTCGAATGCATTATGCTGGGCCTGGAAAAAGGAACGGAAATTACGATTCAGGTTTCCGGTCCCGACGAAGAGGCCTTTGCCCGGAAGCTGGTTGAGCTCTTTGAAACGCATTTTGATTTTCCGCCGCAGTAG
- a CDS encoding tyrosine recombinase has translation MIDPCVKHFIQYLEAEKNASEHTISNYLIDIRQFCEIVWGEEAAAPFRWKSADRFAARKFLVFFQKLEMAPTTTGRKLSALRSFYKFLLREEYVDQNPFSGLNLPKKGNYLPQILSVDEMGKLLDAPVKFDEQQAASSNPKIRLWREYMVARDSAILEMLYSTGMRINELVQLPEESIDLLSGVARVRGKGKKERLCPLGSPATRALMKNLELRENVWLLEGKKSVRSPVFLNKNGGPISARSIERMMKKYVLFCGLNAELTPHSLRHSFATHLLDAGADLRSVQELLGHASLSTTQIYTHVSVERLKEVYQLAHPRA, from the coding sequence ATGATCGATCCGTGCGTTAAGCATTTTATCCAGTATCTGGAAGCCGAGAAGAATGCCTCGGAGCATACGATCAGCAATTATCTCATTGATATCCGGCAGTTCTGCGAGATTGTCTGGGGTGAGGAGGCGGCGGCACCGTTCAGGTGGAAGAGTGCCGACCGTTTTGCCGCCCGAAAATTTCTGGTTTTTTTTCAGAAGCTGGAAATGGCACCGACCACGACAGGGAGGAAGCTTTCCGCATTGCGATCATTTTATAAATTTCTGCTGCGCGAGGAATATGTGGACCAGAATCCGTTCAGCGGCTTGAATCTGCCCAAGAAGGGCAATTATCTGCCGCAGATTCTCTCGGTGGATGAAATGGGAAAACTGCTGGATGCGCCGGTTAAATTTGACGAACAGCAGGCGGCCTCTTCGAATCCGAAGATCAGACTCTGGCGTGAATACATGGTAGCGCGGGATTCCGCGATTCTGGAAATGCTCTATTCCACCGGCATGCGGATTAATGAACTGGTTCAGCTTCCCGAAGAGTCCATCGATCTGCTTTCCGGTGTGGCGCGGGTTCGGGGAAAGGGCAAGAAGGAACGGTTGTGTCCGCTGGGTTCTCCGGCTACGCGTGCATTGATGAAAAATCTGGAGCTGCGGGAAAATGTCTGGTTGCTGGAGGGTAAAAAAAGTGTGCGCAGTCCGGTTTTCCTGAATAAAAACGGTGGGCCGATCTCGGCGCGGTCGATTGAACGCATGATGAAAAAATACGTGTTATTCTGCGGCCTGAACGCCGAGCTTACGCCGCACAGCCTGCGGCACAGCTTTGCCACCCACCTGCTTGATGCCGGGGCGGATCTGCGCAGTGTACAGGAGTTGCTGGGACACGCTTCACTTTCCACCACACAGATTTACACGCATGTCTCGGTCGAGCGCCTGAAAGAGGTCTATCAGCTGGCACATCCCCGCGCCTGA
- a CDS encoding LysR family transcriptional regulator produces the protein MNLQAFKYLLALDEHGGFHKAAEACHVSQPALSIQIKKFEEELGISLLERGHKEFIFTPAGREVLERARDIMRQVREIEELSRLWNDPYAGELSIGAFPTLAPYYFPQILDHFIDSYPELHINLIEEKTHVLIERLKAGTLDAAFLAEPVEEPALEHGTIFSEEFYVGIPPNHALSKRKTVDPAKLSSEKLLLLEEGHCLRGQALEYCSSAGMGEVLNFRASSMETLLQMVAMGRAISLIPDCVAKRNPQIHYVKLKGGGATRTIGLFWRKSSVRKDLMLELVDDLSRDYT, from the coding sequence ATGAATTTACAGGCTTTTAAATATCTGCTCGCGCTGGATGAGCATGGCGGATTTCATAAGGCAGCGGAAGCGTGCCACGTCAGCCAGCCGGCACTGAGCATCCAGATTAAAAAGTTTGAAGAGGAACTGGGTATTTCGCTGCTGGAACGCGGGCATAAGGAATTTATCTTTACGCCGGCCGGCCGGGAAGTGCTGGAGCGAGCACGCGATATTATGCGGCAGGTGCGGGAGATCGAAGAGTTGTCCAGACTCTGGAACGATCCCTATGCCGGGGAGCTCTCGATCGGTGCATTTCCGACATTGGCGCCTTATTATTTTCCACAGATTCTCGATCATTTTATCGACAGCTATCCGGAACTTCACATCAACCTGATCGAAGAAAAAACCCATGTGTTGATTGAGCGGTTAAAGGCGGGAACGCTGGATGCGGCCTTTCTGGCGGAGCCGGTCGAGGAACCAGCGCTGGAACATGGAACCATTTTTTCAGAAGAATTTTACGTGGGCATTCCGCCGAATCATGCGCTGTCGAAGCGCAAGACCGTTGATCCGGCCAAACTCTCTTCCGAAAAGCTGCTGTTGCTTGAAGAGGGGCACTGTCTGCGCGGACAGGCGCTGGAATACTGTTCCTCCGCCGGTATGGGCGAGGTATTGAATTTCCGGGCTTCTTCCATGGAGACGCTGCTGCAGATGGTGGCGATGGGGCGCGCTATTTCACTGATTCCCGACTGTGTGGCCAAACGAAATCCGCAGATTCATTATGTGAAACTCAAAGGCGGTGGTGCCACGCGGACGATCGGCCTTTTCTGGCGTAAATCCAGTGTCCGGAAAGATCTTATGCTCGAACTGGTGGATGATCTCAGTCGGGACTACACATAA
- a CDS encoding 3-dehydroquinate synthase encodes MLYDVPVHLGDRSYIIHIGAGILDSVGARCADAGLKGKCLIITDENVGGHYGDAVFQSLENAGFSPSMVTLPPGEQTKCGDQVFALYSECIRAGLDRKSFIVALGGGVMGDLAGFVAASFLRGIPFVQVPTSLLAMVDSSVGGKTGINIPEGKNLVGAFYQPELVMADLDTLKTLPPREYAAGLAEIVKYGIIYDAPFFRTLEEQVENLPDVGNAELLAKMVGRSCEVKAEVVAQDEREGGLRAILNFGHTVGHAIEKVAGYGEYVHGEAVAIGSVYAARVSVELTGLSPADADRIERIFADLNLPVRAPGLEWGKLREALSVDKKTIGGMPKFVLASEIGKVSFGNEVPEELMEKIWTSL; translated from the coding sequence ATGTTATACGACGTTCCAGTACATCTTGGCGATCGCTCCTATATTATTCATATCGGGGCGGGAATTTTGGATTCGGTCGGCGCGCGCTGCGCCGATGCAGGGCTCAAAGGTAAATGTTTAATCATAACCGACGAAAATGTCGGCGGACATTATGGCGATGCCGTTTTTCAATCGTTGGAAAACGCCGGTTTTTCCCCGTCGATGGTCACGCTTCCTCCCGGAGAGCAGACAAAATGCGGCGATCAGGTATTTGCTTTGTACAGTGAATGCATCAGAGCCGGTCTCGACCGCAAATCGTTCATTGTTGCGCTCGGCGGCGGGGTGATGGGCGATCTCGCAGGTTTTGTGGCGGCCTCGTTCCTGCGCGGCATTCCGTTTGTGCAGGTGCCGACGTCGCTGCTGGCGATGGTCGACAGTTCGGTCGGCGGAAAAACCGGGATCAATATTCCGGAGGGCAAAAACCTTGTCGGGGCGTTTTATCAGCCTGAGCTGGTTATGGCTGATCTTGATACTCTCAAAACACTGCCGCCGCGTGAATATGCCGCCGGTCTGGCTGAAATTGTGAAATACGGGATCATTTACGATGCGCCGTTTTTCCGGACGCTGGAAGAACAGGTTGAAAATCTGCCCGACGTTGGAAATGCGGAGCTGCTGGCGAAAATGGTCGGTCGCTCGTGCGAGGTGAAGGCAGAGGTGGTTGCGCAGGATGAACGGGAAGGCGGGCTCCGGGCCATTCTGAATTTCGGCCATACGGTGGGTCATGCAATTGAGAAAGTGGCGGGCTACGGCGAATATGTGCATGGCGAAGCGGTGGCGATCGGGTCGGTTTATGCGGCACGGGTGTCGGTGGAACTGACCGGGCTTTCGCCGGCGGATGCCGACCGTATTGAAAGGATTTTTGCGGATTTGAACCTTCCTGTGCGTGCGCCGGGGCTGGAATGGGGCAAATTGCGGGAGGCGCTTTCGGTCGATAAAAAAACCATCGGCGGTATGCCCAAATTTGTATTGGCTTCTGAGATCGGAAAGGTTTCGTTCGGCAATGAGGTGCCGGAAGAGCTCATGGAAAAAATCTGGACCAGTTTATAA
- a CDS encoding adenosine deaminase family protein codes for MSKFSEQFIRKIPKTDLHLHLDGSLRLRSLIEMASAENIELPSYEETGLNELIFKNKYANLSEYLAGFAYTVAVLQSLENLERAAFELAEDAYEEGVRYIEVRFAPQLHIARSREIEPVVRAVSQGLENAKKHLNASIAENDIPFEFGIILCAMRHFNRHMSPYYARLFSRAGNSGQRYIFARASLGLVKEAVRLRNEGLPVVGFDLAGEEAGYPAAHHQEAFDYAHKNFLRKTVHAGEAYGPESIFQAITECHANRIGHGTFLFSEEAIKLKSIKDKKGYIAQLSEYIANQRITIEVCPTSNLQTLPEISSLQSHPIQTMIDNGLSVSISTDNRLVSHTSVTNELLLCSRHLDLTDSQFRDLVLAGFKRSFFPRPFVEKRAYVLRAIHLYDTLAKQHFS; via the coding sequence ATGTCAAAGTTCTCCGAACAATTCATTCGTAAAATACCAAAGACCGACCTGCACCTTCATCTCGACGGCTCTCTCCGGCTCCGTTCGCTCATCGAAATGGCGAGTGCGGAAAACATCGAGCTTCCCTCCTACGAAGAAACCGGGCTCAACGAACTGATCTTTAAAAATAAATACGCCAATCTCAGCGAATACCTTGCCGGCTTCGCCTATACCGTTGCCGTCCTTCAATCATTGGAAAATCTGGAACGCGCCGCGTTCGAGCTGGCCGAAGATGCCTACGAAGAAGGGGTGCGTTACATCGAAGTCCGCTTCGCCCCGCAGCTGCATATTGCCCGTTCACGGGAAATTGAACCGGTGGTCCGCGCCGTTTCACAAGGACTGGAAAATGCAAAAAAACACCTGAACGCATCCATTGCCGAAAACGACATCCCCTTCGAATTCGGGATCATTCTCTGCGCCATGCGCCATTTTAACCGCCATATGTCGCCCTACTATGCCCGTCTCTTTTCCCGCGCCGGAAATTCCGGTCAGCGCTACATCTTCGCCCGCGCCTCCCTCGGGCTGGTCAAAGAAGCCGTACGACTGCGCAACGAAGGTCTTCCGGTCGTCGGATTCGATCTCGCCGGCGAAGAGGCCGGCTATCCGGCTGCCCACCATCAGGAAGCCTTCGACTACGCCCACAAAAACTTCCTCCGCAAAACCGTCCACGCCGGCGAGGCCTACGGTCCGGAATCCATCTTCCAGGCCATCACCGAATGCCACGCCAACCGTATCGGTCACGGCACCTTTCTTTTCAGCGAAGAAGCCATCAAACTGAAATCCATCAAAGACAAAAAAGGGTACATTGCCCAACTCAGCGAATACATCGCCAACCAGCGGATCACCATCGAGGTCTGCCCCACGTCCAACCTCCAGACCCTTCCCGAAATCTCATCGCTGCAAAGCCACCCCATACAAACCATGATCGACAACGGTCTATCGGTCAGTATCAGCACCGACAACCGGCTTGTATCGCACACCAGCGTCACCAACGAACTGCTGCTCTGTTCCAGACACCTCGATTTAACCGACAGCCAGTTCCGCGATCTCGTACTGGCCGGCTTCAAACGCTCCTTTTTCCCCCGCCCCTTCGTGGAAAAACGAGCTTACGTCCTTCGCGCAATCCACCTCTACGACACCCTTGCCAAACAACATTTTTCCTAA